The Niallia sp. Man26 genome includes a window with the following:
- a CDS encoding DUF2231 domain-containing protein, with amino-acid sequence MINEIISHPHPIVVHFPIVIITLAALYDLLFAAFKHTPSRNGDWLWLFAFISAWIAIGTGPGHDAQGNTNLFQYHDKLATITTWLSLFVALFRFYFVIKKKNMGNQWLVIGTILSMVCAIGILSVGYFGGKMVYDQGIGVKIEGEYVNPPRSFTDN; translated from the coding sequence ATGATAAATGAAATAATTTCACATCCTCATCCTATAGTTGTTCACTTTCCTATCGTCATAATTACTCTTGCAGCACTATACGATTTATTATTTGCAGCTTTTAAACATACACCATCTCGTAATGGAGATTGGCTATGGCTATTTGCTTTTATTAGTGCGTGGATAGCTATTGGAACTGGTCCTGGGCATGATGCTCAGGGTAATACTAATCTCTTTCAATATCATGATAAACTAGCGACCATTACTACTTGGCTAAGCTTGTTTGTTGCTTTATTTCGATTTTATTTTGTAATAAAGAAGAAAAATATGGGTAACCAGTGGCTAGTAATAGGAACTATATTATCTATGGTATGCGCAATTGGAATCCTTTCAGTAGGATATTTTGGAGGGAAGATGGTATACGACCAAGGAATTGGTGTGAAAATTGAAGGGGAATATGTAAACCCACCTAGAAGCTTTACGGATAATTAG
- a CDS encoding ferritin-like domain-containing protein, with translation MVPAAHRQNDIIPLIEKSIDGEFSAIACYQQLINMAPKREQKEIITEIRKDEMRHLNTFSKIYSQLTGRKYNPKLTEECPNNFKAGLDFAFHDEQKTVDHYLEISSKTDNEYIREQYKRAASDEQNHAVWFLYFLK, from the coding sequence ATGGTTCCAGCAGCTCATAGACAAAACGACATTATTCCTTTAATTGAGAAATCTATAGATGGTGAGTTTTCTGCAATAGCGTGCTACCAACAACTAATTAATATGGCACCTAAAAGAGAACAAAAAGAAATAATCACTGAAATTAGGAAAGATGAAATGAGACATTTAAATACATTTTCTAAAATTTATAGTCAACTAACAGGCAGAAAATACAACCCGAAATTAACAGAGGAGTGTCCTAATAACTTTAAAGCTGGATTAGATTTTGCTTTTCATGATGAACAAAAGACAGTTGACCATTATTTAGAAATAAGTTCCAAAACAGATAATGAATATATAAGAGAGCAATATAAAAGAGCAGCCAGTGACGAACAAAACCATGCGGTATGGTTTCTATATTTTTTAAAATAA
- a CDS encoding sulfite exporter TauE/SafE family protein has protein sequence MDITIIATIFVIGFVGSFISGMLGIGGAIINYPMLLYIPVMLGAGHFTAHEVSGITAIQVFFATLGGVLAYRKDGFLNKTLIIYMGVSILTGSFIGGLSSTHMPENGINIVYGILALIAVIMMFLPKRGVEDIHFDQIRFNKWLASLFAFIVGIGAGIVGAGGAFLLVPIMLVVLKIPTRMTIASSLAITLISSIGAVSGKIVTGNIPILPAVIMVVASLIASPLGAKLGKKINIKVLQGTMGLLILATAVKTWLSIL, from the coding sequence ATGGATATTACTATTATAGCTACAATTTTTGTAATTGGATTTGTTGGTTCTTTTATTTCTGGGATGTTAGGAATTGGTGGTGCTATCATCAACTATCCCATGTTGCTATATATACCAGTAATGTTAGGCGCAGGACATTTTACGGCCCATGAAGTTTCAGGGATTACTGCCATTCAAGTGTTTTTTGCAACACTCGGAGGTGTTTTAGCCTATCGTAAGGATGGATTTCTAAATAAAACGTTAATCATTTACATGGGAGTAAGCATATTAACTGGAAGCTTTATTGGGGGACTCAGTTCGACTCATATGCCGGAGAATGGAATAAATATTGTTTATGGAATCTTAGCTCTTATTGCCGTTATTATGATGTTTCTTCCTAAAAGAGGGGTTGAGGATATTCATTTTGATCAAATAAGGTTTAACAAATGGCTTGCATCCTTGTTTGCGTTCATAGTGGGTATTGGTGCAGGGATTGTAGGTGCAGGAGGAGCATTCCTTTTAGTACCTATTATGCTTGTAGTCCTAAAAATACCAACAAGAATGACCATTGCATCCTCGTTAGCCATTACATTGATTTCATCTATTGGGGCTGTTTCAGGCAAAATCGTAACAGGAAATATACCAATACTTCCTGCGGTTATTATGGTTGTGGCTAGCTTAATTGCTTCTCCTTTAGGTGCCAAATTGGGTAAAAAAATTAACATAAAAGTGTTACAAGGGACAATGGGTCTATTAATTTTAGCAACAGCAGTGAAGACATGGTTATCTATCTTATGA
- a CDS encoding sulfurtransferase TusA family protein produces the protein MNSNKVLDAKGLACPMPIVKTKKTMGDMETGEVLEVHTTDKGALNDLTAWAKSGGHELIKHEDENGVLKFWIKKG, from the coding sequence ATGAATTCAAATAAAGTATTAGATGCAAAAGGGTTAGCGTGCCCAATGCCGATTGTAAAGACAAAAAAAACAATGGGAGATATGGAAACAGGTGAAGTATTAGAAGTCCATACAACAGATAAAGGAGCGCTAAACGATTTAACAGCTTGGGCTAAATCAGGAGGACATGAATTAATAAAACATGAAGACGAAAATGGAGTATTAAAATTCTGGATTAAAAAGGGTTGA
- a CDS encoding MBL fold metallo-hydrolase translates to MTVYVMTSKDVTKKVLNKEELFILDVRNESDFKDWKIEGENIEYLNVPYFELLDGVDEIIGEISTKKEVLVVCAKEGSSVMVAEMLSDVGLNVFYLQGGMKAWSEHLEPVKIGDLNDGGEIYQFVRVGKGCLSYMVLSEGEAVVIDSTRMTDIYLDFAVSKGVKIRHVFDTHLHADHISGGRTIAEKTGAVYWLPPKDATEVTFSYQPLEDGNDVTIGNTTINIAALYSPGHTIGSTSFIVDDKYLLSGDILFIDSIGRPDLAGMAEDWVSDLRETLYKRYKELSGELIVLPAHFMIIDELNEDGSVAEKLGKLFTKNHGLNIDNENEFRKLVTENLPPQPNAYQEIRETNMGKINPEIDKQREMEIGPNRCAVR, encoded by the coding sequence ATGACTGTTTACGTAATGACTTCAAAAGATGTGACGAAAAAAGTTTTGAATAAAGAAGAGTTGTTTATTCTTGATGTTCGTAATGAGAGTGATTTTAAAGATTGGAAGATTGAAGGAGAAAACATTGAATATTTAAATGTTCCTTATTTTGAATTACTTGATGGGGTGGATGAAATTATAGGTGAAATCTCCACTAAGAAAGAAGTACTAGTTGTTTGTGCAAAGGAAGGATCATCTGTAATGGTAGCAGAAATGCTTTCTGATGTTGGATTAAATGTTTTCTATTTACAGGGTGGAATGAAGGCATGGAGTGAGCATTTAGAACCAGTTAAGATTGGTGACTTGAATGATGGTGGTGAAATTTATCAATTTGTTCGAGTAGGTAAAGGATGTCTATCCTACATGGTGTTATCAGAAGGAGAAGCAGTAGTAATCGATTCAACGCGTATGACGGATATCTATCTTGATTTTGCAGTAAGTAAGGGAGTGAAAATTAGACACGTATTTGATACGCACCTTCATGCAGACCATATTTCCGGAGGACGTACAATTGCTGAGAAAACTGGTGCTGTCTATTGGTTACCACCTAAGGATGCAACGGAAGTGACTTTTTCTTACCAGCCATTAGAAGATGGAAATGATGTAACAATTGGTAATACAACCATTAATATTGCAGCATTGTATTCACCTGGACATACGATTGGATCAACTTCATTTATTGTGGATGATAAATACTTGCTTTCAGGTGATATTTTGTTCATTGATTCTATCGGAAGGCCTGATCTTGCAGGTATGGCAGAAGACTGGGTCAGTGATTTAAGAGAGACATTGTATAAACGCTACAAAGAATTGTCTGGTGAACTAATTGTTCTACCAGCACACTTTATGATTATAGACGAGTTAAATGAGGATGGTAGCGTAGCAGAAAAACTTGGAAAATTGTTTACAAAAAACCATGGACTCAATATCGATAATGAAAACGAGTTTAGAAAATTAGTAACTGAAAACTTGCCGCCACAACCAAATGCATATCAAGAAATTCGTGAGACAAATATGGGGAAAATAAACCCGGAAATAGATAAACAACGTGAGATGGAAATTGGACCTAACCGTTGTGCCGTTCGTTAA
- a CDS encoding DsrE/DsrF/DrsH-like family protein: MNKKVAIIASNGGLFDAYKVFNIATAAAATDQEVSVFFTFEGLNLIHKEAYKHLIMPEGKEQLAEGFIKANVPSIPELVSMAKEMGVNFIGCQMTMDVMGLEKENFVDGMEVGGAVTFLEFAKDADVTLTF; encoded by the coding sequence ATGAACAAAAAAGTAGCAATTATTGCAAGTAATGGTGGATTATTTGATGCTTATAAGGTTTTTAACATTGCAACTGCGGCAGCAGCAACTGATCAAGAAGTATCTGTTTTCTTTACTTTTGAAGGGTTGAATTTGATTCATAAGGAAGCATATAAGCACTTAATCATGCCTGAAGGTAAAGAACAGCTTGCTGAAGGATTTATTAAAGCGAATGTACCTTCCATTCCAGAATTAGTGTCTATGGCAAAAGAAATGGGAGTTAATTTTATAGGCTGTCAAATGACAATGGATGTTATGGGATTAGAAAAAGAAAATTTTGTCGATGGAATGGAAGTAGGCGGAGCAGTAACATTTTTGGAATTTGCAAAGGATGCAGATGTAACTTTAACTTTTTAA
- a CDS encoding sulfurtransferase TusA family protein: protein MENLKANTILDAKGLACPMPIVKTKKEMKNLEAGQVLEVQATDKGSKADMKAWAESTGHQYLGTIEEGEVLKHYLRKSSNEESNEKKHPNIISNEELEKKIDVDKNIVVIDVRENAEFAFNHIPNAISIPLGELENKMNVLNKNDEIYIVCRTGNRSDLAAQKLTENGFNNVINVEQGMSQWSGKTSSIND, encoded by the coding sequence ATGGAGAACTTAAAAGCAAATACAATTTTAGATGCAAAAGGTTTAGCATGTCCGATGCCAATTGTTAAAACAAAAAAAGAAATGAAAAACTTAGAGGCAGGGCAAGTATTGGAAGTTCAAGCGACGGATAAAGGCTCTAAAGCAGACATGAAAGCGTGGGCTGAAAGCACTGGACATCAATATCTAGGAACAATAGAAGAAGGGGAAGTGCTGAAGCATTATTTGCGTAAATCTTCTAATGAAGAATCGAATGAAAAAAAACACCCAAATATTATTAGCAATGAAGAACTAGAAAAGAAAATAGATGTGGATAAGAACATTGTAGTTATTGATGTTAGAGAAAATGCAGAATTTGCTTTTAACCATATTCCTAACGCTATCTCTATCCCATTGGGAGAATTGGAAAACAAAATGAATGTTTTAAACAAAAATGATGAAATTTATATAGTTTGTCGAACAGGAAATCGTAGCGATCTTGCTGCGCAAAAGTTAACTGAAAATGGATTTAATAATGTAATTAATGTTGAACAAGGTATGAGTCAATGGAGTGGGAAAACAAGTAGTATAAATGATTAA
- a CDS encoding rhodanese-like domain-containing protein: MKQMTVKEVEALINEGKKLNIIDVREVDEVATGKIPSAINIPLGLVEFRMHELDKTIDYIIVCRSGARSGRATQFLEDYGFNVINMTGGMLAWEGKVE; this comes from the coding sequence ATGAAACAAATGACTGTAAAAGAAGTAGAGGCTCTAATAAACGAAGGAAAGAAATTAAATATTATTGATGTGCGAGAGGTGGATGAAGTTGCCACTGGGAAAATACCAAGTGCTATAAATATCCCATTAGGTTTAGTTGAGTTTCGCATGCATGAATTAGATAAGACTATTGATTATATCATCGTTTGCCGTTCTGGTGCAAGAAGTGGTCGTGCCACACAATTCCTTGAAGATTATGGATTTAATGTGATTAATATGACTGGTGGAATGCTTGCTTGGGAAGGAAAAGTAGAATAA
- a CDS encoding rhodanese-like domain-containing protein yields the protein MTYLNYLVLALVLFFIIRRFLPIKGINNITTNQLKKEINNKNKQFVDVRTNGEFKGNHIKGFKNIPLHQLAQIAEKELSKEKEVIVICQSGMRSQRASKVLKRLGFKNVTNVKGGMGAWF from the coding sequence ATGACATATTTAAATTATCTTGTCCTTGCATTGGTACTATTTTTCATAATAAGAAGGTTTTTACCAATAAAGGGAATTAACAATATTACCACTAATCAATTAAAAAAAGAAATAAATAATAAGAACAAACAATTTGTAGATGTTCGAACAAATGGAGAGTTTAAAGGAAACCATATTAAAGGTTTTAAAAATATACCACTCCATCAACTTGCTCAAATAGCAGAAAAGGAACTTTCAAAGGAAAAAGAAGTTATCGTAATTTGTCAAAGTGGAATGAGAAGTCAACGAGCAAGTAAAGTCTTAAAAAGGTTAGGTTTTAAAAACGTAACTAACGTCAAAGGCGGCATGGGTGCTTGGTTTTAA
- a CDS encoding DsrE/DsrF/DrsH-like family protein: MTEKKKTTIVLFSGDYDKAMAAYIIANGAAAYDHEVTIFHTFWGLNALRKDEDIAVKKGFMERMFGKMMPRGADKMGLSKMNFAGMGPKLIKDIMKKHNAMPLPQLIEMAQEQDVKLVACTMTMDLLGLKQEELLGNIEYAGVAAYLADAEDGNVNLFI; the protein is encoded by the coding sequence ATGACTGAAAAGAAAAAAACAACCATTGTACTATTTAGTGGTGATTATGATAAAGCAATGGCTGCTTACATTATAGCTAATGGTGCTGCAGCTTATGATCATGAAGTAACTATTTTTCACACTTTTTGGGGTTTAAATGCTTTACGTAAGGACGAAGATATTGCAGTAAAAAAAGGGTTTATGGAAAGAATGTTTGGCAAGATGATGCCTAGAGGTGCTGATAAAATGGGGTTATCCAAAATGAACTTTGCTGGAATGGGTCCTAAGCTGATTAAGGATATTATGAAAAAGCATAACGCTATGCCTTTACCACAATTAATTGAAATGGCTCAAGAACAAGATGTAAAACTTGTAGCTTGTACCATGACAATGGATTTATTAGGACTAAAACAAGAAGAGTTATTAGGTAACATAGAATATGCAGGTGTTGCTGCTTATTTAGCGGATGCTGAGGATGGAAATGTTAATCTATTTATCTAA
- a CDS encoding sulfurtransferase TusA family protein → MKFDKLLDAKGLACPMPIVKTKKAMTELETGQILEIHTTDKGAINDFSAWSKTVGHELLSQKEENGVLKFWIKKG, encoded by the coding sequence GTGAAATTCGACAAATTGTTAGATGCAAAAGGATTAGCATGTCCGATGCCAATTGTAAAAACAAAAAAGGCAATGACTGAACTTGAAACTGGTCAAATATTAGAAATTCATACAACAGATAAAGGGGCAATAAATGATTTTTCAGCCTGGTCTAAAACAGTAGGTCACGAATTATTGAGTCAAAAAGAAGAAAATGGTGTATTGAAGTTTTGGATTAAAAAAGGATAA
- a CDS encoding metal-sensitive transcriptional regulator, giving the protein MDYNEQIKNRVKRIEGQLRGILKMMEENKDCKEVITQLSASRTGIDRTIGLIVSSNLIECVREADKNGENTEELVKEAVNLLVKSR; this is encoded by the coding sequence ATGGATTATAATGAACAAATAAAAAATAGAGTCAAACGTATAGAAGGACAGTTAAGAGGAATTTTGAAAATGATGGAAGAGAATAAAGATTGCAAGGAAGTAATTACACAATTATCTGCATCAAGAACTGGAATTGACCGAACAATAGGATTGATTGTTAGTTCAAATTTAATTGAATGTGTTCGGGAAGCTGATAAAAATGGTGAGAATACAGAGGAATTAGTAAAAGAAGCTGTAAACCTACTTGTAAAAAGCAGATAA
- a CDS encoding DUF302 domain-containing protein — MFDYTVLTNKSVNYTITRLEGSLKEENFGVLWMFDIKEKLKEKGLEFQKEFKVLEVCNPDEAHRVLNGNGMAGYFLPCKIVVYEDNGQTKIKCLGQLH, encoded by the coding sequence GTGTTTGATTATACAGTTCTTACAAATAAAAGCGTAAATTATACTATAACTAGGTTAGAGGGAAGCTTAAAAGAAGAAAATTTTGGTGTTTTGTGGATGTTTGATATTAAGGAAAAGCTTAAAGAGAAAGGGTTAGAATTTCAAAAAGAGTTCAAAGTTTTAGAAGTATGCAATCCAGATGAAGCACATAGGGTGCTAAACGGAAATGGAATGGCAGGATACTTTTTACCTTGTAAAATTGTTGTTTATGAAGATAATGGACAAACAAAGATAAAATGCCTAGGCCAACTGCACTGA
- a CDS encoding DUF3231 family protein, whose product MGKKLIIKPPSIPTPKNNDFINKQSYLKGFIGDIRPLHALEITHLYDNIENNTTSRALLLGFYRTVREEKVKALFKRGLDMTDKSVKKYMEKFHRDNLPTPTFLDHLVTTSSFPAFSDKLMLFHKVDMFTMKIRALGNSIAVNGRRDVGLMYGRSLVNLGIFVDDGANILIENGWMESPPKADNSMY is encoded by the coding sequence ATGGGTAAAAAATTAATAATCAAACCACCATCTATTCCAACACCAAAGAACAATGACTTTATAAACAAACAAAGCTACTTAAAAGGTTTTATTGGAGATATTAGACCTTTACATGCATTAGAAATAACTCACTTATACGATAACATTGAAAATAATACAACAAGCCGAGCATTATTGTTGGGATTTTATCGTACGGTAAGAGAGGAAAAGGTTAAAGCATTGTTTAAAAGAGGTCTTGATATGACTGATAAATCGGTTAAGAAATATATGGAAAAATTTCATCGGGATAACTTGCCAACCCCGACCTTTCTAGATCATTTAGTGACAACTTCCAGCTTTCCCGCATTTTCAGATAAACTTATGTTATTTCATAAAGTCGACATGTTTACAATGAAAATTAGGGCTTTGGGCAATTCAATTGCGGTAAATGGGCGAAGAGATGTTGGATTGATGTATGGTAGAAGTCTCGTCAACCTTGGTATATTTGTAGACGATGGAGCTAATATCTTAATAGAAAATGGGTGGATGGAATCACCTCCGAAGGCAGATAATAGTATGTATTAA
- a CDS encoding DUF3231 family protein — MNVLNPMDILKPLELNQVKIDETNSLTSVEMGKLWATYIGNSMTSQIISYFLQHCEDEYIRMLLENGQSLSKDFIQRIEKIFNDANFPIPSGFNDEDASLGAPRLYQDEFYVHYLKYVAKTGLSIYAIAVPIIMREDIREFFILL, encoded by the coding sequence ATGAATGTTTTAAACCCTATGGATATTTTAAAACCATTAGAATTAAACCAGGTTAAAATAGATGAAACTAATTCTTTAACATCAGTTGAAATGGGTAAACTTTGGGCCACTTATATTGGTAACAGTATGACTTCTCAAATAATAAGCTATTTTCTACAACATTGTGAAGATGAATATATAAGAATGTTGTTAGAGAATGGTCAATCCTTGTCTAAGGATTTTATTCAAAGAATAGAAAAAATATTTAATGATGCAAATTTCCCTATACCATCTGGCTTTAATGATGAAGATGCAAGCTTAGGTGCTCCTCGTTTATACCAAGATGAATTTTATGTGCATTATTTAAAGTATGTAGCAAAGACAGGACTTAGTATATATGCTATTGCTGTTCCTATAATCATGAGAGAGGATATAAGAGAATTCTTTATTTTATTGTAA
- a CDS encoding CBO0543 family protein, with the protein MNEQDILQSIFDYKERISELRVDHWMKYSNWKTWYFWFNILSILIPLTMLYFKIDRKRLFEICFFGLIVHVTWSNIDSILSQNNYLIHPHGFTHFLPMGITVTAVLLPVCFMLLYQYCSNKGNNFHLYTILLSALFAYAFGYLSKKVELLIMYKGMKLTYLFLIDIAVAYIAYWVTKLFIIIKNQTSKK; encoded by the coding sequence TTGAACGAACAAGATATTCTACAATCAATTTTTGATTATAAAGAAAGAATTAGTGAACTACGTGTGGATCACTGGATGAAATATTCTAATTGGAAGACTTGGTATTTTTGGTTTAATATCCTGTCAATCTTAATTCCCTTAACCATGCTTTATTTTAAAATAGATAGAAAACGATTATTTGAAATCTGTTTTTTCGGGTTAATAGTTCATGTTACTTGGTCAAATATTGATAGCATATTATCTCAAAACAATTACTTAATTCATCCCCATGGATTTACACATTTTCTTCCTATGGGTATTACTGTTACAGCTGTCTTACTACCTGTCTGTTTTATGCTTTTATATCAATATTGCTCTAATAAAGGTAATAATTTCCATCTTTATACAATATTACTTTCTGCTTTATTTGCTTATGCTTTTGGTTACCTATCAAAGAAAGTAGAATTGCTAATAATGTATAAGGGAATGAAGTTAACATACCTCTTTCTGATTGATATTGCAGTTGCATACATAGCTTATTGGGTTACCAAATTATTCATTATAATTAAAAATCAAACGTCAAAAAAATAA